Proteins from one Ciona intestinalis unplaced genomic scaffold, KH HT000075.2, whole genome shotgun sequence genomic window:
- the LOC778837 gene encoding macoilin (The RefSeq protein has 1 frameshift compared to this genomic sequence), producing the protein MKRRNTEAGKPPRRPVKRAGKFAEGVCGSSFVYIKFVTIWLFILLADFILEFRFEYMWPFWLLLQSVYDTFKYQGLAYSVFFVCIAITSDTICLLFIPIQWLFFMASTYVWIHYVWHTDKGICLPTVSLWLLFMYIEATMRLRDLKSSPFHIDLCRPFAAHCIGHPSCDYGIGFKSYVSYRFKLRMQREVQKENTFYYELLRQALPKEQLNHTLSVTDKDKSEVSTPSNTSNGVLPHVKKSHDRSKSSPISHDNTLQIAEVTPSPTKTTVSSSGSSSTPSLSRKSANKSVPEHIPIWTPPVQEIEVIFRKSNKSKKSSNESASSPTQQQQKSKSSNSGNNSPKSLKQNSSSRSSSVHSNDSEKQKAPILPNGHLGVKEVIPLPLTNGHVIPEKTENKIELISTPSAIERLEATIAKLQSELNQARKNDQEMKNQISLLTNLERSAKNDVNQLKKENDMLQTKVNSMVSGKQKDKQSMQSMEKKLKSEADSRVNVEKQLHEEKRRRKEEEETAKHAAAQAQNNREKEKAEALKQAKHDLENEILKLEGQLKAKQEECDVMKKEISEFQLQEKSAKESETLMSALQAMQDKNLMLENSLSAETRLKLDLFSALGDVKRQLELAHGAIYKRDAEIVDLKSRLADILSILPESRIRSSTPHYSANFLEKPPLVRLSPTQEYPNNFCTQVPAARTPVPTVVQSHPNIDPQMVGLLHPVHLDPNAAMYTPSTSGL; encoded by the exons ATGAAACGTCGAAATACTGAGGCCGGAAAACCTCCGAGAAGGCCTGTGAAAAGAGCCGGAAAATTTGCTGAAGGAGTTTGTGGAAG ctCATTCGTTTACATCAAATTTGTGACCATTTGGCTGTTCATTCTCTTAGCTGATTTTATTCTTGAGTTCCGGTTTGAGTACATGTGGCCTTTCTGGCTGCTGCTTCAAAGTGTTTACGATACTTTTAAATACCAAGGCTTG GCGTATTCTGTATTCTTTGTATGCATTGCAATAACATCAGACACCATATGCTTGCTGTTTATTCCTATTCAGTGGCTTTTCTTTATGGCAAGCACATATGTATGGATTCACTATGTCTGGCATACag ATAAAGGTATCTGCCTTCCCACTGTCTCGCTCTGGTTGTTGTTTATGTACATTGAAGCTACAATGAGATTAAGGGATTTAAAAAGCAGCCCGTTTCACATAGACCTATGCCGACCTTTTGCAGCTCATTG caTCGGTCA AAGTTGTGACTATGGGATAGGTTTCAAAAGTTACGTGTCATATCGGTTTAAATTACGAATGCAACGAGAGGTACAGAAAGAAAACACCTTTTATTACGAACTTTTACGACAAGCTTTACCTAAAGAACAACTGAATCATACTCTTTCTGTGACAGATAAAGacaaaa gTGAAGTCAGTACACCAAGTAATACATCTAACGGCGTGTTACCTCATGTGAAGAAATCACATGATCGATCTAAATCATCTCCCATTTCTCATGATAATACTTTACAaa TTGCAGAGGTAACGCCCTCCCCCACAAAGACCACTGTGTCCAGTTCGGGCTCATCGAGCACCCCGTCCCTCTCGCGCAAGAGTGCCAATAAATCTGTACCGGAACATATACCAATTTGGACACCCCCTGTACAGGAAATAGAAGTTATTTTTCGAAAATCgaataaaagcaaaaagtCTTCAAATGAGTCTGCTAGCTCTCCGACGCAG caaCAACAGAAAAGCAAATCCAGCAACAGCGGAAATAATTCTCCGAAATCGCTGAAGCAGAACTCGTCGTCGCGCTCCAGTTCTGTTCATTCGAACGATTCTGAAAAACAGAAAGCCCCAATTTTACCCAACGGGCATTTAGGGGTAAAAGAAGTCATACCCCTACCCCTAACTAACGGACATGTTATACCAGAAAAAACGGAGAACAAAATTGAGTTAATAAGCACACCAAG CGCCATCGAGAGGCTTGAAGCTACAATAGCCAAGCTTCAATCCGAGCTCAACCAAGCGCGAAAAAACGACCaagaaatgaaaaatcaaataaGTTTGCTAACTAATCTGGAACGCTCAGCAAAAAATGACGTGAATCAGTTGAAAAAGGAAAACGACATGCTGCAGACCAa AGTGAACAGTATGGTCAGTGGCAAACAAAAGGATAAACAAAGCATGCAAAGCATGGAAAAGAAACTTAAAAGTGAGGCAGACAGCAGAGTTAACGTTGAAAAACAACTTCACGAAGAAAAAAGAAGGCgcaaagaagaagaagagacAGCAAAGCACGCCGCTGCGCAAGCACAAAATAATCG tgaaaaagaaaaagctGAAGCATTAAAACAAGCCAAACACGACCtggaaaatgaaattttaaaacttgaagGCCAGCTTAAGGCAAAACAAGAAGAGTGCGACGTTATGAAAAAGGAAATCTCG GAGTTCCAGCTTCAGGAGAAATCTGCAAAAGAATCGGAAACACTGATGTCAGCATTGCAGGCAATGCAAGACAAAAACCTGATGCTCGAAAACTCGCTTAGCGCCGAAACGAGACTAAAACTGGATCTGTTTTCTGCACTCGGTGACGTGAAACGACAACTGGAATTAGCTCATG GTGCTATATACAAACGAGACGCTGAAATTGTAGATTTAAAATCCCGTCTTGCCGATATTTTATCGATTCTTCCCGAATCACGTATCCGATCATCAACCCCCCATTACTCCGCAAATTTCCTCGAAAAGCCCCCGCTCGTACGCCTAAGCCCCACCCAAGAATACCCCAATAATTTCTGCACTCAAGTCCCAGCCGCCAGAACCCCAGTCCCCACTGTCGTACAAAGTCACCCCAATATTGACCCGCAAATGGTAGGCCTGCTTCACCCCGTTCATTTAGACCCCAACGCTGCCATGTACACCCCCTCCACATCTGGTTTGTAA
- the LOC108950247 gene encoding uncharacterized protein LOC108950247: MHLSFFLLLFCPALTFSTDYSCYQNISARSLIWDRNFYGDKACPYNGVPQACVSIEAKVRTLLGNGNLLIGECVNATSCENITCQDYETKTLRINPFFRLDSCTVTCCYSNGCNNVTIKEISNPFSGFGGLPLLPGPVILPVVNTTMAVPPHDNSTTPEVPPPIIVTTPEMPPPIIVTTPEMPPPIIVTTAEMPPIPTTNSVSEHEHHWHATEPQEQPEMEINMPTVQSMLFDAEVTTSSGNSLKVATVRIVIFSSVCLAIFQMVLFG; this comes from the exons ATGCATTTGTCTTTCTTTCTGTTGCTGTTTTGTCCAGCGTTAACTTTTTCCACTGATTATTCGTGTTACCAAAACATATCCGCAAGAAGTTTAATTTGGGATCGTAATTTTTACGGTGACAAAGCGTGCCCGTACAATGGTGTACCACAGGCCTGTGTTTCTATAGAAGCCAAAGTGAGAACGCTGCTTGGAAACG GCAACCTACTGATCGGTGAATGTGTCAACGCCACCAGCTGTGAAAACATCACCTGCCAAGACTATGAAACGAAAACACTAAGAATCAATCCATTTTTTAGACTGGA ttcaTGCACCGTGACTTGCTGCTACAGCAACGGCTGCAACAACGTAACAATTAAAGAGATTAGCAACCCGTTCAGTGGATTTGGTGGTCTACCACTTCTGCCTGGACCAGTAATTCTGCCAGTGGTTAATACAACCATGGCAGTTCCACCACATGACAACTCCACAACTCCAGAAGTGCCACCGCCAATAATTGTAACAACTCCAGAAATGCCACCGCCAATCATTGTAACAACTCCTGAAATGCCACCGCCAATAATTGTAACGACTGCAGAAATGCCACCTATACCTACAACAAACAGTGTATCTGAACACGAACATCACTGGCATGCCACAGAACCGCAAGAACAGCCGGAAATGGAGATTAATATGCCTACAGTACAGTCAATGCTTTTTGACGCAGAAGTTACTACAAGTTCCGGGAATAGTCTTAAAGTTGCCACGGTTAGAATTGTGATATTTTCATCTGTTTGTCTTGCAATTTTTCAAATGGTTTTGTTTGGATAA
- the LOC100181244 gene encoding conserved oligomeric Golgi complex subunit 4, with protein sequence MESEWPSLDDIRQLTTSEEIEKAFKEVESSEQRYTNELNEQLENKSVLDERMDSLNKMLPNLDLLHSDSKNLFGIIQFTYTLAENISSKVRLLDLAKSQVFKAIQRVDDVLDLKFCTDGVKTAMESNDYEKAAANIHRYLCLDENVIKQTVHEGTESSSINASLKVLKEARVAMSQVVAEQFDLAVLNNDLTGVERFFKIFPLLKMEDEGLDKFSHYLCQEIAKSSSENLKQALQIETGDTRYSLIFADVLTLLFEGIARTVEKQQPLVETYYGPGKLFVLIKNVQLECDKQTNVVLQKFKEVRSFKGTVQRVQQSLFSSKKPENEQKVDPRDLEPLLTEVTIISSRTELYLRFIKRRVQADIEIVFPTKEIKQERQKELQAWITNCELSHCIQEVIGYYIIMEEYYMRESIAKAIQLDSFEPGNLTSSMIDDVFYILKQCIKRSMMSSSIDCVCAMLNHATSVLDGEFRDVLVNQVKIGFPSGGMLDNISSAYTVMQSSFQHGKLQSVDEQSTATRQKFLCTLNNAEVASEHVQTLKHSLDAEVTKVFNQLTEQEMAKMESCLADLALLSTKFRNVLQSGLTDLSVSLIKPEIKPLVSNFLSVSHNINEDDLTDYEANDPWVQEVIFNIQELLNKFQPVLSPNIYDQLISHLINEVVVQLEKAILKSTFNRLGALFFDKELRSLVSYLTSTSSWSVRDRFARMMQICTILNLDKVSEIDDYWGHNAGSLTWRLTPAEVRQVLSLRPDFKSDEIRQLKL encoded by the coding sequence ATGGAGTCGGAATGGCCGTCTTTAGACGACATTCGCCAATTAACAACATCTGAAGAAATTGAAAAAGCGTTTAAAGAAGTTGAAAGCAGTGAACAACGATATACAAACGAATTAAATGAGCAACTCGAAAATAAATCTGTACTTGACGAACGAATGGATAGCTTGAACAAAATGCTGCCTAATTTAGACCTTCTACATTCTGACTCAAAAAACCTCTTTGGGATAATTCAATTTACGTATACCTTAGCTGAAAACATAAGCTCAAAAGTACGTTTACTCGATTTAGCAAAATCGCAAGTTTTTAAAGCGATTCAAAGAGTAGACGACGTTTTGGACTTAAAATTTTGCACAGACGGTGTGAAAACTGCTATGGAGTCAAACGACTACGAAAAAGCTGCAGCAAACATACACAGGTATTTGTGTTTAGACGAAAACGTTATAAAACAGACTGTACATGAAGGTACTGAAAGCTCAAGTATAAATGCTTCCCTAAAAGTGCTGAAGGAGGCCAGAGTGGCTATGTCCCAGGTCGTAGCTGAACAGTTTGATCTTGCCGTGCTAAATAATGACCTTACTGGAGTTGAaagatttttcaaaatttttccGTTGCTAAAAATGGAAGACGAAGGCCTTGACAAATTTTCGCATTATTTGTGCCAAGAGATTGCTAAGAGTTCgagtgaaaatttaaaacaagctttGCAAATCGAGACTGGCGATACAAggtatagtttaatttttgccGATGTTTTGACCCTGCTTTTTGAAGGGATAGCTAGAACTGTAGAAAAGCAGCAACCGTTGGTAGAAACATATTATGGGCCGGGAAAATTATTCGTTTTGATCAAAAACGTCCAATTAGAGTGCGATAAACAAACGAATGTGGTCCTGCAAAAGTTTAAAGAAGTACGCAGCTTTAAGGGTACTGTCCAAAGGGTACAGCAATCGTTATTTTCAAGTAAAAAACCTGAAAATGAGCAAAAAGTTGACCCACGAGACCTGGAGCCACTACTTACAGAAGTTACCATAATAAGTTCTCGAACAGAGCTTTATTTACGGTTTATAAAGCGAAGAGTCCAAGCTGATATAGAAATCGTTTTCCCCACGAAAGAAATTAAACAAGAGCGACAAAAAGAGTTGCAAGCGTGGATCACGAATTGTGAATTAAGCCATTGTATACAAGAGGTCATAGgatactatattataatggAGGAATATTACATGCGTGAGTCCATAGCAAAAGCTATACAACTCGACAGTTTTGAGCCTGGGAATTTAACATCTAGCATGATAGAtgatgtgttttatatattaaaacagtgCATTAAAAGGTCCATGATGAGTTCTTCGATAGATTGTGTTTGCGCTATGCTAAACCATGCGACTTCTGTTTTGGACGGTGAGTTCCGTGATGTTTTGGTTAACCAAGTTAAAATCGGCTTCCCTTCTGGTGGAATGTTGGATAATATAAGTTCCGCTTATACTGTGATGCAGTCGTCATTTCAGCACGGAAAACTACAAAGCGTGGACGAGCAGAGCACCGCAACCAGGCAGAAGTTTCTCTGTACTCTAAACAATGCCGAAGTAGCTAGCGAGCACGTACAGACACTAAAACACAGCTTAGACGCTGAAGTAACCAAGGTATTCAACCAGCTTACAGAACAAGAAATGGCCAAAATGGAAAGCTGTCTTGCAGATTTAGCTTTGCTGTCCACGAAATTCAGGAACGTTTTACAAAGTGGTTTAACCGATTTAAGCGTCTCGCTCATAAAGCCAGAAATTAAGCCATTAGTTTCAAATTTCTTATCCGTAAGTCATAATATAAATGAAGATGATCTAACAGATTACGAGGCCAACGACCCTTGGGTGCAAGAAGTTATTTTCAACATACAAGAACTCTTAAACAAATTCCAGCCAGTACTATCTCCTAATATATATGACCAACTGATCAGTCATTTAATAAATGAAGTAGTAGTGCAACTCgaaaaagctattttaaaaaGCACGTTTAACCGTCTCGGAGCTCTCTTTTTTGACAAAGAACTGCGTTCTCTTGTGAGCTACTTAACTTCTACAAGCTCTTGGAGTGTTCGCGACCGTTTTGCAAGAATGATGCAGATATGTACCATTTTGAATTTGGATAAAGTATCAGAAATAGACGATTACTGGGGACACAACGCGGGTTCCCTAACATGGCGTTTAACACCTGCAGAAGTCCGTCAAGTTCTGAGTTTGAGACCGGATTTTAAATCGGATGAAATTCGGCAACTAAAGCTTTAG